Proteins from one Microcoleus sp. bin38.metabat.b11b12b14.051 genomic window:
- a CDS encoding DUF2079 domain-containing protein, with protein sequence MNKLNHFTELKYQPTIWKIALFALIFFLCSSARHALLESNAFELGIYDQVAYLISQGQTPFSSFLEIHHMGNHAAGVMYPVALLYKIYPHVHWLLLVQAVALTSGALPVWSLALQAGLNNSISRAIALMYLLYPLVFNVNLFDFHPEVIALPALLAAILAARLNQTLWFCAAIILVLSCKAVLSLTVAAMGLWLLCFDKKRNCGLIALFLGAGWFLLATQAVIPYFNQGREHAGIGRYGYLGHSVLEIAVNLILKPHLILGRVFSGDTFEYIGLLLLPVIWWISPRHLTPLISAVPMLTMNILSDIPAQRDLIHQYSIPILPFLLVAVIASLADRNQHKTSAIFEKLPIPDYQLPKVIVIWSLIGFLALAKYGYFWTIYLDSLDTLPATREAIALVNTKGSVLTTSHIAPHLTHRPVVKLTQAHAPPANIAEFEYVLLNLRYPGWMSDRAFVQNLVTQLGNNPQFTLKYQRDDIYLFAKNPKK encoded by the coding sequence ATGAATAAATTAAATCATTTTACAGAACTCAAATATCAGCCTACAATTTGGAAAATTGCCCTTTTTGCATTAATATTTTTCCTGTGCAGCAGCGCACGCCACGCCCTGCTTGAATCCAACGCCTTTGAACTCGGAATATACGATCAAGTAGCGTATCTAATCAGCCAAGGACAAACGCCGTTTTCCTCATTTCTCGAAATTCACCACATGGGAAATCACGCCGCTGGGGTGATGTATCCCGTGGCTTTGCTTTACAAAATATATCCCCACGTTCATTGGCTGTTGTTAGTGCAAGCAGTGGCTCTAACATCAGGTGCTTTGCCTGTTTGGAGTTTGGCGCTTCAAGCCGGATTAAATAATAGCATATCTCGGGCGATCGCCCTGATGTACCTCCTGTATCCATTAGTCTTCAATGTCAACCTCTTCGACTTCCACCCAGAAGTAATTGCTTTACCCGCACTACTAGCAGCAATCTTAGCCGCCAGACTGAATCAAACCCTGTGGTTTTGTGCTGCGATCATCTTAGTTTTGAGCTGCAAAGCCGTGCTATCTTTAACTGTGGCGGCGATGGGATTGTGGCTCTTGTGTTTTGACAAAAAACGCAATTGCGGACTCATAGCCTTATTTCTCGGCGCGGGTTGGTTCCTACTAGCTACTCAGGCTGTGATACCGTATTTCAATCAAGGAAGAGAACACGCGGGAATCGGGCGCTATGGTTATTTAGGTCATTCAGTTTTAGAAATAGCTGTTAATTTAATTTTGAAACCCCATCTAATTTTAGGGCGCGTGTTTTCTGGTGATACTTTTGAATATATAGGCTTATTGTTATTGCCTGTCATTTGGTGGATTTCGCCACGGCATCTGACACCTTTAATTAGTGCGGTGCCGATGTTAACGATGAATATACTTTCCGATATCCCGGCTCAGCGAGATTTGATTCATCAATATTCTATTCCAATATTACCGTTTTTGTTGGTTGCCGTAATTGCCAGTTTAGCAGATAGGAATCAGCACAAAACGAGCGCAATATTTGAAAAATTGCCAATTCCCGATTATCAATTGCCCAAAGTAATTGTAATTTGGTCGCTGATTGGCTTCTTAGCTTTAGCAAAATACGGCTATTTTTGGACTATTTATTTAGATTCCCTAGACACTTTACCCGCTACCAGAGAAGCAATTGCTCTCGTCAACACAAAAGGCAGTGTTTTAACAACTTCTCACATTGCTCCACACTTAACCCACCGCCCTGTAGTAAAATTAACTCAGGCTCACGCGCCACCTGCAAATATCGCAGAGTTTGAGTACGTGTTGCTAAATCTAAGGTATCCTGGCTGGATGAGCGATCGAGCTTTTGTGCAAAACCTAGTAACTCAACTCGGCAACAATCCCCAATTTACACTCAAATATCAGCGGGATGACATTTATTTATTTGCCAAAAACCCTAAAAAATAA
- a CDS encoding ferredoxin-thioredoxin reductase catalytic domain-containing protein, producing MNTTEKSKLSNEKTLEAMKNFSETYAKRTGTYFCSEPSVTAVVIEGLAKHKDELGAPLCPCRHYEDKEAEVKAAYWNCPCIPMRERKECHCMLFLTPDNDFAGTNQEIGMDQIHAVRETM from the coding sequence ATGAACACAACAGAAAAATCTAAACTCTCCAACGAAAAAACTTTGGAGGCGATGAAGAATTTCTCCGAAACCTACGCTAAGCGCACCGGAACTTACTTTTGTTCCGAACCTTCTGTCACGGCTGTTGTTATCGAAGGACTAGCAAAGCACAAAGACGAACTAGGCGCTCCCCTATGCCCTTGTCGCCATTACGAAGATAAAGAAGCCGAAGTCAAAGCCGCCTACTGGAACTGTCCTTGCATTCCCATGCGCGAGCGCAAAGAATGTCACTGTATGTTATTTCTGACACCAGATAACGATTTTGCTGGAACTAATCAGGAAATTGGTATGGATCAGATTCACGCTGTCAGAGAAACCATGTAA
- a CDS encoding DUF309 domain-containing protein: MTEEMPIEFWQGIEQFNSQDFYACHDTLEALWMEAGEPEKRFYQGILQIAVALYHLSNQNWRGAVILLGEGINRLSYYQPSYAGIAVEDLLGQSAKLLSALQQAGPEAVTNFLPLFAGTEVAGLQLPYIIKVEQVSIS, from the coding sequence ATGACAGAGGAAATGCCGATCGAGTTTTGGCAAGGTATCGAACAGTTTAACAGCCAAGATTTTTACGCTTGTCACGATACTTTAGAGGCTTTGTGGATGGAAGCGGGCGAGCCGGAGAAAAGGTTTTATCAGGGAATATTGCAAATTGCCGTGGCGCTTTATCACTTAAGCAATCAAAACTGGCGCGGTGCAGTAATCTTGCTGGGAGAAGGTATAAATCGGCTCAGCTATTATCAGCCGAGTTATGCCGGAATTGCTGTAGAAGATTTGCTCGGACAAAGCGCTAAACTTTTGAGCGCTTTGCAACAAGCTGGCCCGGAAGCAGTAACTAATTTTCTACCATTGTTCGCAGGTACGGAAGTTGCAGGCTTGCAATTACCATACATTATCAAAGTAGAACAGGTTTCAATATCATAA
- a CDS encoding LptA/OstA family protein, whose amino-acid sequence MMPSAKLLNSRIFKGLSLLLPLTLAGAIASPTYPQAAPPRTLSVRSDVQEADSKTGIVTARGNVQINYPARQIQATAAQAQYFSRERRIILSGDVYVLQQGNSLRGETITYLIDEGRFIALPDNPGQVESVYLVAPEQDAAAQNSIGPKPGPVNPNPAVKPPARPRTAPK is encoded by the coding sequence ATGATGCCCTCCGCTAAACTGCTCAACTCCCGCATATTTAAAGGATTATCGCTGCTGTTGCCGCTGACTCTGGCTGGCGCGATCGCCTCTCCTACCTACCCGCAAGCTGCCCCGCCCCGCACTCTCAGCGTGCGATCGGACGTTCAAGAAGCCGATTCCAAAACAGGTATCGTCACAGCCCGCGGCAACGTCCAAATCAACTATCCAGCCCGCCAAATCCAAGCCACCGCAGCTCAAGCTCAATACTTCAGCCGCGAGCGCCGGATCATTCTCAGTGGCGACGTGTACGTCTTGCAGCAGGGAAACAGCCTGCGCGGCGAAACCATCACATACTTGATTGACGAAGGGCGGTTTATTGCGCTCCCAGACAACCCAGGACAGGTAGAATCCGTCTATCTGGTGGCACCGGAACAAGATGCAGCAGCCCAAAACTCGATCGGGCCAAAACCGGGCCCAGTAAATCCAAATCCCGCTGTTAAACCGCCCGCACGTCCCCGAACAGCCCCCAAATAA
- the lptB gene encoding LPS export ABC transporter ATP-binding protein: MKIVLENIHKSYGKRNVVSRVNLSVAQGEIVGLLGPNGAGKTTTFYIATGLEKPNQGTVWLNDLDITKLPMHKRAELGIGYLAQEASIFRNMSVRDNILLVLEQTQVPRWEWKQRVDFLLEEFRLQKIASSLGILISGGERRRTELARALAAGRDGPMFLFLDEPFAGVDPIAVDEIQTIIAKLRDRQIGILITDHNVRETLEITDRAYIMRDGQILASGAEEELYSNPLVRQYYLGDNFVR, translated from the coding sequence ATGAAAATTGTACTCGAAAATATTCACAAATCCTACGGGAAACGTAATGTAGTCAGTCGCGTCAACCTTTCGGTAGCCCAAGGAGAAATCGTAGGACTCCTCGGCCCCAACGGTGCCGGCAAAACCACAACATTTTACATAGCAACCGGATTAGAAAAACCCAATCAAGGGACTGTTTGGCTCAACGATTTAGACATTACTAAATTGCCCATGCACAAACGAGCGGAATTGGGAATAGGCTATCTCGCTCAAGAAGCCAGCATTTTTCGCAACATGAGCGTGCGCGACAACATTTTGTTAGTCCTAGAACAAACTCAAGTGCCGCGCTGGGAATGGAAACAGCGAGTCGATTTTCTGTTGGAAGAATTTCGATTGCAAAAAATCGCATCCAGTTTGGGAATTCTAATTTCCGGGGGAGAAAGGCGGCGGACTGAGCTAGCGAGAGCTTTAGCGGCTGGGCGAGATGGGCCGATGTTCCTATTTTTAGACGAACCATTCGCAGGTGTCGATCCGATCGCCGTTGACGAAATTCAGACGATAATTGCCAAACTGCGCGATCGTCAAATCGGCATCCTGATCACCGATCACAACGTCCGAGAAACCCTCGAAATTACCGATCGAGCCTACATCATGCGAGACGGTCAAATTTTAGCCTCCGGGGCTGAAGAAGAACTCTACAGCAACCCTTTAGTGCGCCAGTATTACTTAGGCGACAACTTCGTGCGATAG
- a CDS encoding LptF/LptG family permease: protein MKIAISKSFNPFNWLPRISVMDWYITKELIGPFLFGVGLFTSVAVTVGALFELVRRVAESGLPYGAAMEIFLLQIPYFVVLAFPMSMLLATLMSYSRLSSDSELIALRSCGVSVYRLIVPAVIMSLIVAGLTFGLQELVVPAASYRATLTLDRALKREKPTFQDRNIIYTEFRKPEKGGEEILSRFFYAEQFDGQQMKGLTIIDRSAPGLNQIVSSESATWNASENTWDFFNGTAYIVAPDGSYRNIVRFQHQQLQLPRTPLDLAARVRDFKEMNIAQALERLEIIKNSGDAPQIRKLRVRIQEKYAFPFVCLVFGLVGAALGTQPRRSGKGTSFGISVVVIFTYYVFSFITSSMGVKAVLTPILSAWLPIAFGLGIGGLLLGRAASR, encoded by the coding sequence ATGAAAATAGCAATCTCCAAATCTTTCAATCCCTTCAACTGGCTACCGAGAATTTCAGTAATGGACTGGTACATTACCAAAGAACTAATCGGCCCGTTTCTGTTTGGCGTCGGACTGTTTACCTCCGTCGCCGTCACCGTTGGAGCATTATTTGAATTAGTCCGCAGAGTAGCAGAATCAGGCCTGCCCTACGGCGCCGCGATGGAAATTTTTCTGCTGCAAATTCCATACTTTGTAGTATTGGCTTTCCCCATGTCAATGCTGCTAGCAACCTTAATGAGCTACAGCCGACTCTCCAGCGACAGCGAACTCATCGCCCTCCGCAGTTGCGGAGTTAGCGTTTACCGCTTGATCGTGCCGGCAGTAATTATGAGTTTAATTGTTGCGGGTTTGACCTTTGGCTTGCAAGAATTAGTCGTACCCGCCGCCAGCTACAGAGCAACTTTAACTTTAGACAGAGCGCTTAAACGAGAAAAACCGACTTTTCAAGATCGCAATATTATCTACACAGAATTTCGCAAACCCGAAAAAGGCGGTGAAGAAATTCTGTCCCGCTTTTTTTATGCAGAACAGTTTGATGGCCAGCAAATGAAAGGTTTAACAATTATCGATCGCTCCGCCCCTGGTCTCAATCAAATCGTTTCTTCGGAATCAGCTACTTGGAATGCCTCAGAAAACACCTGGGATTTTTTCAACGGCACCGCTTATATAGTAGCTCCAGACGGCTCTTACCGCAATATAGTTAGATTTCAACACCAGCAGTTGCAACTCCCCCGCACGCCCTTAGATTTAGCTGCCAGAGTGCGAGACTTCAAGGAAATGAACATTGCCCAAGCTTTAGAGCGTTTGGAAATCATTAAAAACAGCGGCGACGCACCGCAAATTCGCAAACTGCGGGTGCGAATTCAAGAAAAATATGCTTTTCCTTTCGTGTGCTTGGTATTTGGTTTAGTGGGAGCTGCTTTGGGAACTCAACCGCGCCGCTCCGGGAAAGGAACGAGTTTTGGTATTAGCGTGGTGGTGATTTTCACTTACTATGTATTTTCTTTCATCACCAGTTCGATGGGCGTGAAAGCTGTTTTGACACCGATTTTGTCGGCTTGGCTGCCGATCGCCTTTGGTTTAGGAATCGGGGGATTGTTGTTAGGACGAGCAGCCTCTAGATAA